In a genomic window of Sutcliffiella sp. FSL R7-0096:
- a CDS encoding Gp15 family bacteriophage protein — MRLNDPLVTSFLYQDKKYPLDLAFDNVLDVFDVLGDKTLREQEKAEICLVLLLNESFKGHEAIQLWNFIYESFIKIESTQPIEYDLKGNPLPVQEEDTKSLINLDRDAEYIFASFKQAYNLNLLEYQGKLHWHEFQALLNGLPSETIMQRVIQIRMWKPSKGESSEYQQAMKRLQKVYALDDGDEEEVD, encoded by the coding sequence ATGAGGTTAAACGACCCTTTAGTCACCTCTTTTTTATACCAAGATAAAAAGTATCCTCTTGATTTGGCTTTTGATAACGTCCTAGACGTGTTTGACGTGTTAGGGGATAAAACCCTTCGAGAACAAGAAAAGGCTGAAATATGCCTTGTTCTGTTGCTGAATGAGTCATTTAAAGGGCATGAAGCTATTCAGCTATGGAATTTCATCTATGAATCGTTTATCAAAATCGAAAGTACGCAACCAATTGAATATGACCTTAAGGGAAATCCTTTACCTGTTCAAGAGGAAGATACAAAAAGTCTTATCAATTTGGATAGAGATGCAGAATATATTTTTGCTTCGTTTAAGCAAGCGTACAATTTGAACTTACTTGAGTATCAGGGAAAGTTGCATTGGCACGAATTCCAAGCATTGTTAAATGGTTTGCCAAGTGAAACCATCATGCAAAGAGTTATCCAGATCAGGATGTGGAAACCCTCCAAAGGGGAGTCGAGTGAGTATCAGCAAGCGATGAAAAGATTACAAAAAGTTTATGCCTTGGATGACGGAGACGAAGAGGAGGTGGATTAA